A region from the Leptospira venezuelensis genome encodes:
- a CDS encoding DUF1554 domain-containing protein, with the protein MDPSIFWNLFGTLPPYPIEPLLNEGETTLSVDENDAADIMFAIQNPPSDGSTVQFKFYKNDNITFATDYNPDQGGYQNYLTVDFGPDPQNSNFDYKSGFQINSQEDENCLNNYYDLVAVEVSSGISQTFKVKVNDADKCIFVATNNGSGYTGNFAKKGIDNASFAGPVEVADNICNSNIPDGVNKDVSYKAMIAVSYSTSGNLRNPSTDWVFSSFRKYYSQGGKKLAYSFSSGTTIGFANAAQWTNSLGTGGRIWTGFSSIDWTTDTPTVTQCAGLAPSGAPFSSWYSATATGTQGLLTAVDGDSIAEMTNTDPAVVIPTLCSQRRNIVCVGQ; encoded by the coding sequence TCGGTACCCTGCCTCCGTATCCGATAGAACCCCTTTTAAACGAGGGAGAAACTACTCTTTCCGTAGATGAAAATGATGCTGCGGATATTATGTTTGCAATTCAAAACCCTCCTAGTGACGGAAGTACTGTCCAATTCAAATTTTATAAAAATGATAATATAACCTTCGCAACGGATTATAATCCGGACCAAGGAGGATATCAGAATTATCTTACCGTGGATTTCGGACCCGATCCTCAAAATTCAAACTTCGATTATAAAAGCGGCTTTCAGATTAATTCGCAGGAAGATGAGAACTGTTTAAATAACTATTATGATCTTGTCGCAGTAGAAGTCTCCTCCGGCATATCCCAGACTTTCAAAGTAAAAGTAAACGATGCTGATAAATGTATCTTTGTCGCTACGAATAACGGATCTGGTTATACTGGAAACTTTGCCAAGAAAGGCATTGATAATGCAAGTTTTGCCGGGCCGGTAGAAGTTGCGGATAATATTTGTAACTCAAATATTCCAGACGGTGTGAACAAGGACGTTAGTTATAAGGCTATGATTGCAGTAAGTTATAGCACAAGTGGTAATCTTAGAAACCCTTCTACTGATTGGGTATTTAGTTCTTTCCGTAAATATTATAGCCAGGGAGGTAAGAAGTTAGCATACTCTTTCAGTTCTGGTACTACAATCGGATTTGCAAATGCTGCTCAGTGGACAAATTCTCTCGGGACTGGCGGCAGAATATGGACAGGTTTCAGCTCCATTGATTGGACCACTGATACACCTACAGTAACTCAGTGCGCGGGCTTGGCTCCTTCAGGAGCACCTTTCTCTTCTTGGTATTCCGCTACAGCAACCGGAACCCAAGGACTCCTTACCGCAGTAGATGGGGATTCTATCGCGGAAATGACAAATACTGATCCAGCTGTCGTGATCCCAACGCTATGCTCTCAAAGACGTAATATTGTCTGTGTAGGACAATAG